The following are encoded together in the Pseudomonas maumuensis genome:
- a CDS encoding DUF1652 domain-containing protein: protein MNKMTFPNACQVMRWHFHPLGFEASMDAPRSMVARLFDRATGETLLAIAGIPCATVMPAADVERIIEAVEAEMETFDLLASPLRSAV, encoded by the coding sequence ATGAACAAGATGACGTTCCCCAACGCCTGCCAGGTGATGCGCTGGCATTTCCACCCGCTGGGTTTCGAGGCCAGCATGGATGCCCCGCGCAGCATGGTCGCCCGGCTGTTCGACCGCGCCACTGGCGAGACCTTGCTGGCGATTGCCGGCATCCCCTGCGCCACCGTCATGCCCGCCGCCGATGTCGAGCGGATCATCGAGGCCGTGGAAGCCGAGATGGAGACCTTCGATCTGCTGGCCAGCCCACTACGCAGCGCGGTTTAG
- a CDS encoding putative bifunctional diguanylate cyclase/phosphodiesterase yields MLIGSYSSSLVLISLCVAILASYTALDLTGRIATAKGRAVYLWMGGGALAMGIGIWSMHFIGMLAFRLPIELGYDTALTALSLLIAVASSGFALWLVSQPKLPWLQLAFGALIMGTGIACMHYMGMAALRMQPGIDYDPTLFGASLAIAVGASAAALWIAFRLRQHTPYVRQIRGVAAVVMGIAIVGMHYTGMAAANFPAGSFCGALATGLAGDGLDYLVLITTLAVLAVALLTSVLDARLEARTAELARSLTLANQELTQLALHDTLTGLPNRTLLADRIDQAIGRVAEQGGCFALMFIDLDGFKPVNDAFGHHVGDQLLKAVAARLRGHLHSQDTLARIGGDEFVLLVELDEPDDAMNVAVKQVNLMARPFRVVEHDLQLSASLGIVLYPGNGLDQHELLRNADAAMYHAKSAGKNGYSFFDASMNSNARQQLQLLQDLRTALDQGQFRLHYQPKFDAVQRQPIGAEALLRWEHPLHGLMLPDRFIGLAEKTGLIIPIGEWVLGEACRQMRQWLEQGNEEWRIAVNLSAIQFCHAGLVDSVARALEENGLPPNRLTLEITETTAMRDADASLHVLQRLSDMGVDLSIDDFGTGYSSLMYLKRLPANELKIDRGFVRDLEQDSDDAAIVSAIVALGQALGLRIVAEGVETDRQQDFLTRLGCDSLQGYLLGQPVPPEQFMKGLQALKARQAQEG; encoded by the coding sequence ATGTTGATCGGTAGTTACTCCTCCTCGCTGGTGTTGATCTCGCTGTGCGTGGCCATCCTTGCTTCCTACACGGCCTTGGATCTGACTGGGCGCATCGCCACGGCCAAGGGCCGTGCGGTGTACCTGTGGATGGGAGGTGGGGCGCTGGCCATGGGGATCGGCATCTGGTCGATGCACTTCATTGGCATGCTGGCGTTCAGGTTGCCCATCGAGCTAGGTTACGACACCGCCCTCACAGCACTGTCACTGTTGATCGCGGTGGCGTCCTCGGGCTTCGCCCTGTGGTTGGTGAGCCAGCCAAAACTACCGTGGCTGCAATTGGCATTCGGTGCCCTGATCATGGGCACCGGCATCGCCTGCATGCACTACATGGGCATGGCCGCACTGCGCATGCAGCCGGGTATCGACTACGACCCGACGCTGTTCGGCGCCTCGCTGGCCATCGCAGTGGGCGCTTCGGCCGCAGCGCTGTGGATCGCCTTCCGCCTGCGCCAGCACACACCCTATGTGCGGCAGATCCGTGGCGTGGCGGCGGTGGTGATGGGCATCGCCATCGTCGGTATGCACTACACCGGCATGGCCGCGGCCAATTTCCCGGCCGGCAGTTTCTGCGGCGCGCTGGCCACGGGGTTGGCGGGCGACGGCCTGGACTATCTGGTGCTGATCACCACCTTGGCGGTGCTGGCGGTGGCGCTGCTGACTTCGGTGCTCGATGCCCGGCTGGAGGCGCGCACTGCGGAACTGGCGCGCTCGCTGACCCTGGCCAACCAAGAGCTGACTCAACTGGCACTGCACGACACCCTGACCGGGCTGCCCAACCGCACGTTACTCGCCGACCGCATCGACCAGGCTATCGGCCGGGTGGCGGAGCAGGGCGGGTGCTTTGCCCTGATGTTCATCGATCTGGATGGTTTCAAGCCCGTCAACGATGCTTTCGGCCATCATGTCGGCGACCAGCTGCTCAAGGCAGTCGCTGCGCGTCTGCGTGGCCATTTGCATAGCCAGGACACCTTGGCGCGTATCGGTGGCGACGAGTTCGTGCTGCTGGTGGAGCTGGACGAGCCGGACGATGCCATGAACGTCGCGGTCAAGCAGGTCAACTTGATGGCCAGGCCGTTCCGCGTGGTCGAGCACGACCTGCAGTTGTCGGCGAGCCTCGGCATCGTGCTGTACCCAGGCAATGGCCTGGATCAGCACGAACTGCTGCGCAACGCCGACGCCGCCATGTACCACGCCAAGAGCGCCGGCAAGAACGGCTATAGCTTCTTCGATGCCTCGATGAACAGCAACGCGCGCCAGCAACTGCAACTGCTGCAGGACCTGCGTACGGCCCTGGACCAGGGCCAGTTCCGCCTGCACTACCAGCCCAAGTTCGACGCCGTGCAGCGCCAGCCCATTGGCGCCGAGGCATTGCTGCGCTGGGAACACCCGCTACATGGCCTGATGCTGCCGGACCGCTTCATCGGCCTGGCGGAAAAGACCGGCTTGATCATCCCGATTGGCGAGTGGGTGCTGGGCGAAGCCTGCCGGCAGATGCGCCAGTGGCTGGAACAGGGCAATGAAGAATGGCGGATCGCGGTCAACCTCTCAGCCATCCAGTTTTGCCACGCCGGGCTGGTCGACAGCGTGGCCCGCGCGCTGGAGGAAAATGGCCTGCCGCCCAACCGCCTGACCCTGGAAATCACCGAAACCACCGCCATGCGTGATGCCGACGCCAGCCTGCATGTGCTGCAGCGCCTGTCGGACATGGGTGTGGACCTGTCCATCGACGATTTCGGCACCGGCTATTCCAGCCTGATGTACCTCAAGCGCCTACCGGCCAACGAACTGAAGATCGACCGTGGCTTCGTGCGCGATCTGGAGCAAGACAGCGATGACGCAGCGATTGTCTCGGCCATCGTCGCCCTGGGCCAGGCGCTGGGCTTGCGCATCGTCGCCGAGGGGGTGGAAACCGATCGTCAGCAGGACTTCCTGACCCGGCTGGGTTGCGATTCGCTGCAGGGCTACCTGCTCGGCCAGCCGGTGCCGCCGGAGCAGTTCATGAAGGGATTGCAGGCGCTCAAGGCGCGCCAGGCCCAGGAGGGCTAA
- a CDS encoding alpha/beta hydrolase yields MSKPTVVLVHGFWGGAAHWGKVIVELARKGIKDVRAVELPLTSLADDAERTRKMVAQVQGEVLLVGHSYGGAVITEAGNAANVKGLVYIAAFAPDAGESPGGLTQQHPPVAAANLAPDSDGYLWINADKFHESFCQDLSADEAWVMAVTQKAPLASTFGDAISDPAWKHKPSWYQISSQDHMIAPANQQMMSARLRARKVITLDASHASLASRAWEVAALIEEALG; encoded by the coding sequence ATGAGCAAGCCTACAGTCGTGCTGGTACACGGTTTCTGGGGCGGGGCCGCCCATTGGGGGAAGGTGATCGTCGAGTTGGCGCGCAAGGGCATTAAAGACGTGCGCGCCGTGGAGCTGCCACTGACCTCCTTGGCCGACGATGCCGAGCGTACCCGCAAGATGGTGGCCCAGGTACAAGGCGAGGTGCTGCTGGTGGGGCACTCCTACGGTGGCGCGGTGATCACCGAGGCTGGCAACGCCGCGAACGTGAAGGGGCTGGTCTATATCGCGGCATTCGCCCCTGACGCAGGCGAAAGCCCAGGCGGCCTGACGCAGCAGCATCCGCCTGTCGCGGCAGCGAACCTTGCGCCGGACAGCGATGGCTACCTGTGGATCAACGCCGACAAGTTCCACGAAAGCTTTTGCCAGGATCTGTCGGCGGATGAGGCATGGGTCATGGCGGTGACGCAGAAGGCGCCGCTGGCGAGCACCTTCGGTGACGCCATCAGCGACCCGGCCTGGAAGCACAAACCTTCCTGGTACCAGATTTCCAGCCAGGACCACATGATCGCCCCAGCCAACCAGCAGATGATGTCGGCACGCTTGCGGGCACGCAAGGTCATCACCCTGGATGCCAGCCATGCATCGCTGGCTTCACGTGCATGGGAGGTCGCCGCGCTGATCGAAGAAGCGTTGGGCTAG
- a CDS encoding substrate-binding periplasmic protein has translation MSGRCLGLSVGLSCLLAMVPKLGFAADNCQYLTATGNPEYPPYLWRDPHNPEQLIGANADLLKQVARDLGLVVDVVYVGPWSRAQEEVNSGRIDMLAGYFRTQARELLTDFISPPFLFNSSVVWVRKGEGFVYSDWSDLKGRRGGTLVNNSHGQAFDDYARAQLNLEAVPSVTQAFQKLLLKRSDYVIFEQYPGMALARTLGKEKELEVLEPPVSSEGLYLALSHKSGCNQPALREQLARKMKELVAGPLPERLVTENLERWQRQQAGQ, from the coding sequence ATGAGCGGACGTTGTCTGGGCCTGTCTGTAGGGTTGTCGTGCCTGCTGGCCATGGTCCCGAAGCTCGGTTTCGCCGCCGACAACTGTCAGTACCTTACCGCTACCGGCAACCCGGAGTACCCACCTTATCTCTGGCGCGACCCGCACAATCCCGAGCAACTGATCGGCGCCAATGCCGACTTGCTGAAGCAGGTGGCCAGGGACCTCGGCCTGGTGGTGGACGTGGTGTACGTCGGGCCATGGTCCAGGGCCCAGGAGGAAGTGAACAGCGGGCGCATCGACATGCTGGCCGGCTACTTCCGCACCCAGGCCCGGGAACTGCTGACCGACTTCATCAGCCCGCCATTCCTGTTCAATTCCAGCGTGGTCTGGGTGCGCAAGGGTGAAGGCTTCGTCTACAGCGACTGGTCCGACCTGAAAGGACGACGTGGCGGGACGCTGGTCAACAATAGCCATGGCCAGGCGTTCGACGACTACGCCCGGGCGCAGCTCAATCTCGAAGCGGTGCCCAGCGTTACCCAGGCCTTCCAGAAGCTGCTGCTCAAGCGCAGCGACTACGTGATCTTCGAGCAGTACCCCGGCATGGCCCTGGCGCGCACGCTGGGTAAGGAAAAGGAGCTGGAGGTACTTGAGCCGCCGGTATCCAGCGAAGGGCTGTACCTGGCGCTATCGCACAAGTCGGGTTGCAACCAGCCGGCGCTGCGCGAACAGCTGGCGCGCAAGATGAAAGAGCTGGTGGCGGGTCCGCTGCCCGAACGGCTGGTAACCGAGAACCTGGAACGCTGGCAACGTCAGCAGGCGGGGCAGTGA
- a CDS encoding efflux transporter outer membrane subunit, with the protein MNFAHTRIHRTLRLLTQGRGSRLVSAGLCVAMLSACTLSPDYHRPEISTPAQFKQAEGWTQANPSDAIARGAWWELYGDKQLDALVEELNRSNQTVAQYEAQYRQAQALVRSSRAALFPSLNLTAGKNRSAQGTGSSSSSLSNNSSGIRNTYNAQLGVSWEIDLWGKLREAMNANEASAEASLADMAAIRLSQQSELVQNYLQLRVIDAQKRLLEATVAAYERSLKMNENQYRAGVAGPDAVAQARTQLKSTQADLIDLAWQRAQYENAIAVLMGKAPADFALAASGDIPALPPVPVSLPSQLLERRPDIASAERKVMAANSNIGVSRAAYFPDLSLSMNGGYSSSSFNNWIELPNRYWSVGPQLALTLFDAGKRSAEVDRTVAVYDQTVAQYRQTVLDGFKEVENYLVQLKVYGDEAVVRQEALEAARESLRLTENQYKAGLIGYLDVVNVQTTALSSERSVLTLLQGRLVASVQLIAALGGGWDARTELAEQ; encoded by the coding sequence ATGAACTTTGCCCACACCCGAATCCATCGCACCCTCAGGCTGCTGACCCAGGGGCGCGGCTCGCGCCTGGTCAGCGCCGGGTTGTGCGTGGCCATGCTCAGCGCCTGTACCTTGAGCCCGGACTATCACCGCCCGGAGATCAGCACCCCGGCGCAGTTCAAGCAGGCCGAGGGCTGGACCCAGGCCAACCCGTCCGATGCCATCGCCCGCGGGGCATGGTGGGAGCTGTATGGCGACAAGCAGCTCGATGCCCTGGTGGAAGAGCTCAACCGCAGCAACCAGACGGTGGCGCAGTACGAAGCGCAGTACCGCCAGGCCCAGGCGCTGGTGCGCAGCAGCCGCGCCGCGCTGTTCCCCTCGTTGAACCTCACCGCTGGCAAGAACCGTTCGGCCCAGGGCACCGGGAGTTCCAGCTCGAGCCTGTCGAACAACAGCAGCGGTATCCGCAACACCTACAACGCGCAACTCGGCGTGAGCTGGGAGATCGACCTGTGGGGCAAGCTGCGTGAAGCCATGAACGCCAACGAGGCCAGTGCCGAGGCCAGCCTGGCCGATATGGCGGCCATTCGTCTGAGCCAGCAGTCGGAACTGGTGCAGAACTACCTGCAACTGCGGGTGATCGATGCGCAGAAGCGCCTGCTCGAGGCAACGGTAGCGGCCTATGAGCGGTCGTTGAAGATGAACGAGAACCAGTACCGCGCCGGGGTTGCCGGGCCGGATGCCGTAGCCCAGGCGCGTACCCAGCTCAAGAGCACCCAGGCCGACCTGATCGATCTGGCCTGGCAGCGCGCACAATACGAGAACGCCATCGCCGTGCTGATGGGCAAGGCACCGGCCGACTTCGCCCTGGCCGCAAGCGGCGACATTCCGGCGTTGCCGCCGGTGCCGGTGTCGCTGCCGTCGCAGTTGCTCGAGCGCAGGCCCGATATCGCCTCGGCCGAGCGCAAGGTCATGGCGGCCAACTCCAATATCGGTGTCTCCCGGGCGGCGTACTTCCCCGACCTGTCCCTGAGCATGAATGGCGGGTATTCCAGCAGCAGTTTCAACAACTGGATCGAGCTGCCCAACCGCTATTGGTCCGTCGGCCCGCAGTTGGCGTTGACGCTGTTCGATGCCGGCAAGCGCAGCGCAGAGGTGGACCGCACGGTGGCGGTGTACGACCAGACCGTGGCGCAATACCGGCAGACGGTGCTCGATGGGTTCAAGGAGGTGGAGAACTACCTGGTGCAGCTCAAGGTGTATGGCGACGAAGCCGTTGTCCGGCAGGAAGCGCTCGAGGCGGCGCGGGAGTCGTTGCGCTTGACCGAGAACCAGTACAAGGCCGGGTTGATCGGCTACCTGGACGTGGTGAATGTGCAAACTACCGCGCTGAGCAGCGAGCGCAGCGTGTTGACGCTGTTGCAGGGGCGGTTGGTGGCGAGCGTGCAATTGATCGCGGCGCTCGGCGGTGGCTGGGACGCGCGGACGGAGTTGGCCGAGCAGTGA
- a CDS encoding multidrug efflux RND transporter permease subunit translates to MNLSAPFIRRPVATMLLSLAIMLLGGVSFGLLPVSPLPQMDFPVIVVQASLPGASPEVMASTVATPLERKLGAIAGVTTLTSSSNQGSTRVIIGFELGRDIDGAAREVQAAINATRNLLPSGMRSMPTYKKINPSQAPIMVLSLTSQVLSKGKLYDLADTILSQSLAQVSGVGEVQIGGSSLPAVRIELEPQLLNQYGLSLDDVRTAVANANQRRPMGFVEDRERNWQVRANDQLEKAEDYKPIVIRQQNGSILRLSDVAKVSDGVENRYNSGFFNDESAVLLVVNRQTNANIIQTVEQIKAELPALQSLLPASVKLNVAMDRSPVIKATLKEAEHTLLIAVVLVILVVYLFLGNFRASLIPSLAVPVSLVGTFAVMYLCGFSLNNLSLMALILATGLVVDDAIVVLENISRHIEKGESPMRAAYKGAQEVGFTLLSMNVSLVAVFISILFMGGIVRGLFKEFSITLAAAIIVSLVVSLTLTPMLCSRWLKVHGPQQQTRLQRWSDRIHQRMVAGYDRSLGWALRHRRLTLLSLLATIVLNIALYVVVPKTLMPQQDTGQLQGFIRGDDGLSFTVMQPKMEIYRRALLADPAVESVAGFIGGNSGTNNAFVLVRLKPIAERKENAQKVIDRLRKDLPKIPGGRLYLMADQDLQLGGGGRDQTTSQYLYTLQSGDLAALREWFPKVTAELRKLPELTAIDAHDGAGTQQVTLVVDRDQAKRLGIDMDMVTAVLNNAYSQRQISTIYDSLNQYQVVLEINPKYAWDPSTLEQVQVITADGARVPLSTFARYENSLANDRVSHEGQFASEDISFDVAEGYSPDQALAALERAVAKLGLPESVIAKLGGDADAFTKTTEGQPLMILGALVLVYLVLGILYESYIHPLTILSTLPSAGVGALLALYLTGGEFSLISLLGLFLLIGVVKKNAILMIDLALQLERHEGLSPEESIRRACLLRLRPILMTTMAAILGALPLLLSRAEGAEMRQPLGLTIIGGLVFSQILTLYTTPVVYLYLDRLRHRFNRWRGVRTDAALDTPL, encoded by the coding sequence ATGAACCTGTCCGCACCGTTCATTCGCCGGCCGGTAGCCACCATGCTGCTGAGCCTGGCGATCATGCTGCTGGGTGGGGTGAGCTTCGGCCTGCTGCCGGTGTCGCCGCTGCCGCAGATGGATTTCCCGGTGATCGTGGTGCAGGCCAGCCTGCCCGGCGCCAGTCCCGAGGTCATGGCGTCAACCGTGGCCACGCCGCTGGAGCGCAAGCTCGGCGCCATTGCCGGCGTCACCACCCTGACCAGCAGTTCCAACCAGGGCTCGACCCGAGTGATCATCGGCTTCGAGCTGGGCCGCGACATCGATGGCGCGGCACGCGAGGTACAAGCGGCGATCAATGCCACCCGCAACCTGCTGCCCAGTGGCATGCGCAGCATGCCCACCTACAAGAAGATCAACCCGTCCCAGGCACCGATCATGGTGCTGTCGCTGACCTCGCAGGTGCTGTCCAAGGGCAAGCTGTACGACCTGGCCGACACCATCCTGTCCCAGAGCCTGGCCCAGGTCAGTGGGGTAGGGGAGGTGCAGATCGGCGGCAGTTCGCTGCCTGCGGTGCGCATCGAGCTCGAGCCGCAGTTGCTCAACCAGTACGGTCTGTCCCTGGACGATGTGCGTACTGCCGTGGCCAACGCCAACCAGCGCCGGCCCATGGGTTTCGTCGAGGACAGAGAACGCAACTGGCAGGTGCGTGCCAACGACCAGCTGGAAAAGGCCGAGGACTACAAGCCCATCGTCATCCGCCAGCAGAATGGCTCGATCCTGCGCCTGTCGGACGTGGCCAAGGTCAGCGATGGCGTGGAGAACCGCTACAACAGCGGCTTCTTCAACGACGAGAGCGCGGTGCTGCTGGTGGTCAACCGCCAGACCAACGCCAACATCATCCAGACCGTCGAGCAGATCAAGGCCGAGCTGCCGGCGTTGCAGTCGCTGCTGCCGGCCAGCGTCAAGCTCAACGTGGCCATGGATCGCTCGCCGGTAATCAAGGCCACCCTGAAGGAGGCCGAGCACACCTTGCTGATCGCCGTGGTGCTGGTGATCCTGGTGGTGTACCTGTTCCTCGGCAACTTCCGCGCCTCGCTGATCCCCAGCCTGGCGGTGCCGGTGTCGCTGGTAGGCACCTTCGCGGTGATGTACCTGTGCGGGTTCTCGCTGAACAACCTGTCGCTGATGGCGCTGATCCTCGCCACCGGGCTGGTGGTGGACGATGCCATCGTGGTGCTGGAGAACATCTCCCGGCATATCGAGAAGGGCGAGAGCCCGATGCGCGCGGCCTACAAGGGCGCCCAGGAGGTTGGCTTCACCCTGCTGTCGATGAACGTCTCGCTGGTGGCGGTGTTCATCTCCATCCTGTTCATGGGCGGTATCGTGCGCGGGTTGTTCAAGGAATTCTCGATCACCCTGGCGGCGGCGATCATCGTCTCGCTGGTGGTATCGCTGACCCTGACGCCGATGCTCTGCTCGCGCTGGCTCAAGGTCCATGGCCCGCAACAGCAGACCCGCCTGCAACGCTGGAGCGACCGCATCCACCAACGCATGGTCGCCGGCTACGACCGGAGCCTGGGCTGGGCGCTGCGCCACAGGCGCCTGACCCTGCTCAGCCTGCTGGCCACCATCGTGCTCAACATCGCGTTGTACGTGGTGGTGCCCAAGACCCTGATGCCGCAGCAGGACACCGGCCAGCTGCAAGGCTTCATCCGTGGCGACGACGGCCTGTCGTTCACCGTGATGCAACCGAAGATGGAAATCTACCGCCGCGCCCTGCTTGCGGACCCGGCGGTGGAGAGCGTTGCCGGTTTCATCGGTGGCAACAGCGGCACCAACAACGCCTTCGTGCTGGTGCGCCTGAAACCGATAGCCGAGCGCAAGGAGAATGCGCAGAAGGTCATCGACCGCCTGCGCAAGGACCTGCCGAAGATCCCCGGCGGGCGCCTGTATCTGATGGCTGACCAAGACCTGCAACTCGGTGGCGGCGGTCGCGACCAGACCACCTCGCAGTACCTCTATACCCTGCAGAGCGGCGACCTGGCGGCTCTGCGCGAGTGGTTCCCCAAGGTCACCGCCGAGCTGCGTAAACTGCCCGAGCTTACCGCCATCGACGCCCACGACGGCGCCGGCACCCAGCAGGTGACTCTTGTTGTCGATCGTGACCAGGCCAAGCGCCTGGGCATCGACATGGACATGGTCACCGCGGTGCTCAACAACGCCTACAGCCAGCGGCAGATCTCGACCATCTACGACAGCCTCAACCAATACCAGGTAGTGCTGGAGATCAACCCGAAATACGCCTGGGACCCGAGCACCCTGGAGCAGGTGCAGGTGATCACCGCCGACGGCGCCCGGGTGCCGCTGTCGACCTTCGCCCGCTACGAGAACAGCCTGGCCAACGACCGCGTCAGCCACGAAGGGCAGTTCGCCTCCGAGGACATCTCGTTCGATGTCGCCGAAGGCTACAGCCCCGATCAGGCCCTGGCCGCGCTGGAGCGGGCGGTGGCCAAGCTTGGCCTGCCCGAATCGGTGATCGCCAAGCTAGGCGGCGACGCCGACGCCTTTACCAAGACCACCGAAGGTCAGCCGCTGATGATCCTCGGCGCCCTGGTGCTGGTGTACCTGGTGCTGGGCATTCTCTACGAAAGCTACATCCACCCGCTGACGATCCTCTCCACACTGCCCTCGGCCGGGGTCGGCGCCTTGCTGGCGCTGTACCTGACCGGTGGCGAGTTCAGCCTGATCTCGCTGCTGGGGCTGTTCCTGCTGATCGGCGTGGTGAAGAAGAATGCCATCCTGATGATCGACCTGGCCCTGCAGCTGGAGCGCCACGAAGGCCTGTCGCCGGAGGAGTCGATCCGCCGTGCCTGCCTGCTGCGCCTGCGGCCGATCCTGATGACCACCATGGCCGCGATCCTCGGCGCACTGCCGCTGCTGCTCAGCCGCGCCGAGGGCGCCGAGATGCGCCAGCCGCTGGGTCTGACCATTATCGGCGGCCTGGTGTTCAGCCAGATTCTCACCCTCTACACCACGCCTGTTGTCTACCTGTACCTCGATCGCCTGCGCCACCGGTTCAACCGCTGGCGCGGCGTGCGCACCGATGCTGCCCTGGATACCCCGCTATGA